A window of the Brassica napus cultivar Da-Ae chromosome A2, Da-Ae, whole genome shotgun sequence genome harbors these coding sequences:
- the LOC106388727 gene encoding ABC transporter G family member 7 isoform X2, which yields MAPFGGKSFADAVSGIGGNGVGRLLAAVAAAMLVRIFSGPGIALLPENDAEDDFSDTEGAGEEDGDDSSSSPGKVRPVTIRWRNITCSLSDKSSKSVRFLLKNVSGEAKPGRLLAIMGPSGSGKTTLLNVLAGQLSSSPRLHLSGLLEVNGRSSSSRAFKLAFVRQEDLFFSQLTVRETLSFAAELQLREMSSDEERDEYVNNLLFRLGLVSCADSCVGDAKVRGISGGEKKRLSLACELIASPSVIFADEPTTGLDAFQAEQVMETLRKLAQDGHTVICSIHQPRGSVYAKFDDVVLLTEGTLVYAGPAGNEPLTYFGNFGFLCPEHVNPAEFLADLISVDYSSSDSVYSSQKRVHALVDAFSQRSSSILYATPLGVKQETKNSMRPRRNAIVERKDGWWRQFFLLLKRAWMQASRDGPTNKVRARMSVASALIFGSVFWRMGKSQTSIQDRMGLLQVAAINTAMAALTKTVGVFPKERAIVDRERSKGSYSLGPYLLSKTIAEIPIGAAFPLMFGAVLYPMARLHPTLSRFGKFCGIMTVESFAASAMGLTVGAMVPNTEAAMAVGPSLMTVFIVFGGYYVNADNTPIIFRWIPRASLIRWAFQGLCINEFTGLEFDHQNTFDVQTGEQALERLSFKGSRIRETIAAQMRILMFWYCTTYLLLEKNKPKYQKLELLPDNGDTETPGVQLEPALDEADVVDQKEEPEDELKQPLDDQSSTSSDEFGEIRPFVLEGSK from the exons ATGGCGCCTTTTGGCGGGAAATCTTTCGCAGACGCTGTTTCCGGCATCGGAGGGAACGGAGTTGGCCGCCTTCTCGCCGCGGTGGCCGCCGCTATGTTGGTCCGCATCTTCTCAGGTCCCGGCATCGCTCTCTTACCGGAAAACGACGCTGAAGACGATTTCTCGGATACCGAAGGAGCGGGAGAGGAAGACGGAGATGATTCGTCGTCGTCTCCGGGGAAAGTTCGTCCGGTGACAATCCGGTGGAGGAACATCACGTGCTCTCTCTCCGATAAGTCCTCCAAATCG GTGCGGTTCTTGTTGAAGAATGTATCCGGAGAAGCGAAGCCTGGGAGGTTGTTAGCGATCATGGGACCTTCTGGATCTGGGAAGACGACGTTGCTGAATGTTCTCGCTGGACAGCTTAGTTCATCGCCGCGTTTGCATTTGTCAGGTCTCTTGGAGGTCAATGGAAGATCGAGCTCAAGCAGAGCCTTTAA GCTTGCGTTTGTGAGACAGGAGGATCTGTTCTTCTCGCAGTTGACTGTGAGGGAAACGCTTTCTTTCGCGGCTGAGCTTCAGCTTCGGGAGATGTCTTCTGATGAGGAGAGGGATGAGTATGTGAACAACCTCTTGTTTAGGCTTGGTCTG GTTAGCTGTGCGGATTCATGTGTTGGCGATGCGAAAGTTCGTGGGATCAGCGGTGGAGAGAAGAAGCGGCTGTCACTTGCTTGTGAATTGATCGCTAGTCCGTCTGTTATATTTGCTGATGAACCCACAACCG GGCTTGACGCATTCCAGGCTGAACAAGTGATGGAGACATTGCGAAAGCTTGCACAGGATGGACACACTGTGATCTGCTCCATTCACCAGCCTCGGGGTTCAGTGTATGCTAAGTTTGACGACGTTGTGTTACTTACAGAAGGAACTTTAGTCTATGCCGGCCCTGCAGGGAATGAACCTCTGACATATTTCGGAaactttgg GTTTCTTTGCCCAGAGCATGTAAACCCTGCTGAGTTTTTAGCAGATCTTATATCAGTTGACTATAGCTCTTCGGATAGTGTCTACTCTTCGCAGAAGAGAGTACATGCTCTTGTTGATGCGTTTTCCCAGCGTTCATCATCGATTCTTTATGCCACTCCCCTCGGCGTGAAACAAGAAACCAAGAACAGCATGAGACCTCGCAGAAACGCCATTGTTGAGAGAAAAGATGGATGGTGGAGGCAGTTCTTTTTGTTGCTTAAGCGTGCTTGGATGCAG GCTTCTAGAGATGGGCCAACTAACAAAGTCCGTGCAAGAATGTCTGTGGCATCTGCTCTGATATTTGGATCCGTTTTCTGGAGAATGGGGAAGTCGCAGACGTCAATTCAGGACAGAATGGGCTTGCTTCAG GTTGCTGCAATAAACACAGCAATGGCAGCTCTCACGAAGACGGTTGGTGTCTTTCCAAAAGAGCGTGCCATTGTGGATAGAGAACGGTCCAAAGGGTCCTACTCTTTGGGACCTTACCTGCTCTCCAAAACAATAGCTGAAATCCCCATTGGAGCTGCATTTCCTTTAATGTTTGGTGCTGTACTATATCCCATGGCACGCCTACATCCCACTTTGTCAAG ATTTGGAAAGTTCTGTGGGATAATGACTGTAGAGTCTTTTGCTGCCTCTGCGATGGGTCTAACTGTTGGGGCTATGGTCCCAAACACAGAAGCTGCAATGGCTGTAGGACCATCTCTCATGACAGTTTTCATCGTATTTGGAGGTTACTATGTCAATGCAGACAACACCCCAATCATCTTTCGTTGGATTCCTCGTGCTTCATTGATCAGATG GGCCTTCCAGGGACTCTGCATAAACGAATTTACCGGCCTCGAGTTTGATCATCAGAACACATTTGACGTCCAAACCGGAGAGCAG GCGCTAGAACGATTATCGTTTAAAGGAAGCAGGATAAGGGAGACGATAGCAGCTCAAATGCGGATTCTGATGTTCTGGTATTGCACTACGTACCTTCTCCTGGAGAAGAACAAGCCAAAGTACCAAAAGCTTGAGCTTCTTCCTGACAACGGAGATACCGAGACTCCAGGAGTGCAGCTGGAGCCAGCTCTGGATGAAGCAGATGTTGTTGATCAAAAGGAGGAGCCTGAAGATGAACTGAAGCAGCCACTTGACGATCAAAGTTCAACATCATCGGATGAGTTTGGCGAAATCCGTCCCTTTGTCCTTGAAG GTAGCAAGTGA
- the BNAA02G27020D gene encoding uncharacterized protein BNAA02G27020D, protein MGDHFVLLVDRLITEATIEEAIQSRNRMLQGNAPVEEECRILDEKTLEKLRNGDLKMVQCRICHDEDLDCNMETPCSCSGSLKYAHRRCVQRWCNEKGDTTCEICHQEFKPGYTAPSPLLELGHVPLHFRGNWGVSQREHRFITVVPADPTFLDDHHQYPLSSSTSFICCRSLVLIFMALLILRHTLPLVLTGSNLHVFPLFTLLFLRILGIMLPIYIVTKAVATCRRHSQTLETSESEDSSDEEAELWRFPRTQSYIIGVP, encoded by the exons ATGGGAGATCATTTCGTGCTCCTGGTGGATCGGTTGATAACAGAAGCGACGATTGAGGAAGCCATTCAGAGCAGGAACCGTATGTTGCAAGGCAACGCACCCGTCGAGGAGGAATGTAGAATCCTGGACGAGAAAACACTTGAGAAGCTGCGTAATGGAGATTTGAAGATGGTGCAGTGTAGGATTTGTCACGACGAGGATTTGGATTGTAACATGGAGACTCCTTGCTCTTGCAGCGGTAGCTTGAAG TATGCACATAGGAGGTGCGTGCAGAGATGGTGTAACGAGAAGGGAGACACCACCTGCGAGATTTGCCATCAGGAGTTTAAGCCGGGCTATACAGCACCATCTCCATTGTTAGAGTTAGGTCATGTTCCTCTTCACTTCAGGGGAAACTGGGGAGTGTCTCAACGTGAGCATCGTTTCATCACAGTTGTACCTGCAGATCCCACTTTCCTCGACGACCATCAtcagtatcctctttcttcctCCACAAGCTTCATCTGTTGCCGTTCCCTTGTTCTAATC TTCATGGCTCTTCTGATTCTCCGACACACGCTCCCCTTAGTCCTCACCGGTTCAAACCTCCATGTTTTCCCTTTGTTCACG ttgttgtttctGAGAATACTCGGGATCATGCTACCAATCTATATCGTCACAAAAGCAGTAGCCACCTGTCGCCGCCATTCTCAGACCTTAGAAACCTCTGAGTCTGAAGATTCATCTGACGAAGAAGCAGAGTTATGGCGCTTCCCTCGAACGCAATCTTACATTATAGGAGTGCCATGA
- the LOC106388691 gene encoding uncharacterized protein LOC106388691 codes for MLGAGFQLTRGRHGEDHFYKSPKGARAKPNHRADQLRRAQSDVSANPKQRENESPSGPTNLERFLEAVTPSVPAQYSPKTSLRERRVPYFVLGDVWESFAEWSAYGAGVPLVLNNKDRVVQYYVPSLSGIQIYADPHALSSSLKARRLSDDSSSDVSTDSDSERVTAGMDHVSLRDQLLEDSSSDDGERLGSQGRLMFEYLERDLPYIREPLADKVSDLAARFPELKTLRSCDLLPSSWFSVAWYPIYKIPTGPTVKDLDACFLTYHSLHTPVAGPSSAQPMSLVQPMESEKMSLPVFGLASYKFRGFVWTQNGGSEHQLVNSLFQAADKLLRSCHVSHPDLLFFCRR; via the exons ATGCTGGGCGCTGGGTTTCAGTTGACGAGGGGACGACACGGCGAAGACCATTTCTACAAATCACCCAAAGGGGCCCGAGCCAAGCCCAATCACCGCGCCGATCAGCTTCGGAGAGCTCAGAGCGACGTCTCAGCTAACCCCAAGCAACGCGAGAACGAGTCTCCTTCTGGGCCCACTAATCTTGAACGCTTCTTAGAGGCCGTCACGCCATCTGTGCCGGCCCAGTACTCACCCAAG ACGTCGTTACGGGAAAGAAGAGTGCCTTACTTTGTGCTTGGAGATGTGTGGGAGTCGTTTGCGGAGTGGAGCGCCTACGGGGCAGGAGTGCCTCTTGTTTTGAACAACAAGGATCGTGTTGTTCAGTACTATGTGCCTTCCTTGTCAGGGATTCAGATATACGCTGATCCTCATGCGTTGAGTTCGTCTCTTAAAGCAAG GCGGCTTAGTGATGATTCGAGTAGCGATGTCAGCACGGATAGTGATTCTGAACGGGTTACTGCTGGGATGGATCATGTATCGTTGAGAGATCAGCTTCTGGAAGACTCGTCGAGTGATGACGGTGAACGTTTAGGTTCTCAAGGTCGTTTGATGTTTGAGTATCTTGAAAGAGACCTTCCTTACATCCGTGAACCTCTGGCTGATAAG GTCTCTGACCTTGCTGCTCGGTTTCCTGAGCTGAAGACGCTAAGAAGCTGTGACTTACTTCCTTCAAGCTGGTTTTCTGTGGCatg gTACCCAATTTACAAAATACCCACAGGACCTACAGTTAAAGACCTGGATGCTTGCTTCTTGACGTATCATTcccttcacacaccggttgcaG GTCCAAGCAGTGCACAACCAATGAGCCTTGTGCAGCCAATGGAGAGTGAGAAGATGTCATTGCCAGTATTTGGGCTCGCTTCATATAAGTTCAGAGGTTTTGTATGGACACAAAATGGAGGCTCTGAGCACCAGCTAGTAAACTCTCTCTTCCAAGCTGCTGACAAGTTGCTGCGTTCATGTCATGTTAGCCACCCTGATTTGCTCTTCTTCTGCCGCCGCTGA
- the LOC106388717 gene encoding probable ribose-5-phosphate isomerase 2 yields MALAYDPLFITSDKSSMDVPSTPPPMVLTQDELKRIAAYKAVDFVESGMVLGLGTGSTAKHAVARIGELLRQGKLSNIVGIPTSKKTQEQALSLGIPLSDLDAHPVIDLSIDGADEVDPHLNLVKGRGGSLLREKMIEGASKKFVVIVDETKMVKHIGGSKLALPVEVVPFCWKFTAEKLREVMEGYGCEAKLRLGGEEGKAFVTDNGNYIVDMYLEKDMGDLGAVSDAILRLPGVVEHGMFLDMASTVIVAGELGVKIKNKHSSCC; encoded by the coding sequence ATGGCGCTTGCGTACGATCCTCTCTTCATCACATCCGACAAATCCTCCATGGACGTACCCTCTACGCCGCCGCCGATGGTCTTAACCCAAGACGAGCTCAAACGCATCGCCGCCTACAAAGCCGTCGACTTCGTCGAATCCGGCATGGTCCTCGGCCTCGGAACCGGCTCCACCGCCAAGCACGCCGTCGCCCGCATCGGCGAGCTTCTCCGGCAAGGAAAGCTCTCTAACATCGTCGGCATACCGACGTCGAAGAAGACTCAGGAGCAGGCTCTCTCCCTCGGCATCCCTCTCTCCGACCTCGACGCGCATCCCGTCATCGACCTCTCCATAGACGGCGCCGACGAGGTCGACCCTCATCTCAACCTCGTGAAAGGACGCGGAGGGTCTCTCCTCCGTGAGAAGATGATCGAAGGAGCTTCCAAGAAGTTCGTGGTGATCGTCGACGAGACGAAGATGGTGAAGCACATAGGCGGGAGCAAGCTGGCTCTTCCGGTGGAGGTTGTGCCGTTCTGCTGGAAGTTCACGGCGGAGAAGCTCCGGGAGGTGATGGAGGGGTACGGCTGCGAGGCGAAGCTGCGGCTGGGAGGGGAGGAAGGGAAGGCTTTTGTGACGGACAATGGGAATTACATTGTGGATATGTATTTGGAGAAGGATATGGGAGATTTGGGGGCCGTGAGCGATGCGATTCTGAGGCTGCCTGGTGTCGTGGAGCATGGGATGTTTCTTGATATGGCTTCTACGGTTATCGTTGCTGGTGAGCTTGGTGTCAAGATCAAGAACAAACACAGCTCTTGTTGTTGA
- the LOC106388702 gene encoding sulfhydryl oxidase 2-like, producing the protein MSLAHLVLFAGLLSLVILASSSSSSSPGSRSILRDISGENADQKDRAVELNSSNFDSVLQDTPAKYAIVEFFAHWCPACRNYKPHYEKVARLFNGPDAIHPGIVLMTRVDCAMKTNTKLCDRFSVSHYPMLFWGSPSKFVSGSGEPKKEKSEIVVIDDARTAERLLKWINKQTQSSYGLDDKKFENEHVRTNITDYKQISQAVYDIEEATAEAFDIILSNKVIKSSETSASFIRFIQLLAAHHASRRCRKGAAEILVNYDDLCPSGKCSYEASGGKDTLGSFPICGKDLPRGYYMFCRGSRNDTRGFSCGLWVLFHSLSVRIEDGESQFAFNTICDFVNNFFMCDECRLHFNDMCLSVKTPFKKARDFVLWVWSTHNKVNERLMKDEASLGSGDPEFPKIIWPPRALCPSCYLSSDEKSIEWDHDNVYKFLKSYYGPKLVSLYKEKSVVGSKEETVSATAEDLTVATNALVVPVGAALAIAVASCAFGALACYWRTQQKNRKPRRSWN; encoded by the exons ATGTCTTTAGCACATCTGGTTCTGTTCGCCGGTTTACTCAGCCTTGTAATACtcgcgtcttcttcttcttcttcttctccgggcTCACGCTCAATTCTCCGAGATATATCCGGTGAAAACGCCGATCAGAAAGACAGAGCTGTCGAATTGAACAGTTCCAACTTCGATTCAGTTCTTCAAGACACACCCGCCAAGTATGCCATCGTCGAGTTCTTCGCTCACTG GTGTCCTGCCTGCAGAAACTACAAG CCTCATTATGAGAAGGTGGCGAGGCTCTTTAATGGACCAGACGCGATACATCCTGGAATCGTTTTGATGACGAGAGTTGATTGTGCAATGAAG ACGAATACCAAGCTCTGTGACAGGTTCTCTGTTTCGCAttacccaatgctcttctgggGTTCTCCATCAAAGTTTGTCTCTGGCAGTGGAGAACCTAAAAAGGAGAAAAGCGAGATTGTTGTTATTGATGATGCCCGAACAGCTGAGCGTTTGCTTAAATGGATTAACAAGCAGACACAAAG CTCTTATGGCTTGGATGATAAGAAATTCGAAAATGAACATGTCCGGACAAATATAACAGACTACAAACAG ATTTCTCAGGCTGTGTATGACATTGAAGAAGCAACCGCAGAAgcttttgatataattttatcaaacaAG GTCATTAAATCATCTGAAACAAGTGCGTCATTTATTAGATTTATCCAGCTTCTAGCAGCACATCATGCCTCCAGGAG GTGTCGGAAGGGAGCTGCAGAGATTCTAGTGAACTATGATGACTTATGCCCTTCTGGAAAATGCTCTTACGAAGCTTCTGGAGGGAAAGATACCCTTGGAAGCTTCCCTATTTGTGGAAAGGATCTTCCCCGTGGATATTAC ATGTTTTGCCGTGGTAGCAGGAACGATACACGTGGATTCAG CTGCGGATTATGGGTTCTGTTTCATTCACTTTCCGTGAGGATCGAGGATGGAGAAAGCCAATTTGCATTCAACACAATATGTGATTTCGTTAACAACTTCTTCATGTGTGATGAATGCCGACTTCATTTCAACGACATGTGCTTAAG TGTAAAGACTCCATTCAAAAAGGCGCGTGACTTCGTCTTGTGGGTGTGGAGCACGCACAACAAGGTCAACGAGAGACTCATGAAGGACGAAGCTTCTCTCGGTAGTGGTGACCCTGAGTTCCCCAAGATCATATGGCCACCGAGGGCCCTTTGCCCATCCTGCTATCTCTCGAGTGACGAGAAAAGCATAGAGTGGGACCACGACAATGTCTACAAGTTCTTGAAGAGTTACTATGGGCCCAAGCTCGTCTCCCTTTACAAGGAGAAGAGTGTCGTGGGGAGCAAGGAAGAGACCGTCTCAGCCACCGCGGAAGACTTGACAGTAGCCACCAACGCTCTGGTTGTGCCGGTTGGAGCTGCGTTGGCAATAGCAGTCGCCAGCTGTGCATTTGGGGCGCTTGCTTGTTACTGGAGAACACAACAGAAGAACCGAAA GCCGAGGAGAAGCTGGAACTGA
- the LOC106388727 gene encoding ABC transporter G family member 7 isoform X1, which yields MAPFGGKSFADAVSGIGGNGVGRLLAAVAAAMLVRIFSGPGIALLPENDAEDDFSDTEGAGEEDGDDSSSSPGKVRPVTIRWRNITCSLSDKSSKSVRFLLKNVSGEAKPGRLLAIMGPSGSGKTTLLNVLAGQLSSSPRLHLSGLLEVNGRSSSSRAFKLAFVRQEDLFFSQLTVRETLSFAAELQLREMSSDEERDEYVNNLLFRLGLVSCADSCVGDAKVRGISGGEKKRLSLACELIASPSVIFADEPTTGLDAFQAEQVMETLRKLAQDGHTVICSIHQPRGSVYAKFDDVVLLTEGTLVYAGPAGNEPLTYFGNFGFLCPEHVNPAEFLADLISVDYSSSDSVYSSQKRVHALVDAFSQRSSSILYATPLGVKQETKNSMRPRRNAIVERKDGWWRQFFLLLKRAWMQASRDGPTNKVRARMSVASALIFGSVFWRMGKSQTSIQDRMGLLQVAAINTAMAALTKTVGVFPKERAIVDRERSKGSYSLGPYLLSKTIAEIPIGAAFPLMFGAVLYPMARLHPTLSRFGKFCGIMTVESFAASAMGLTVGAMVPNTEAAMAVGPSLMTVFIVFGGYYVNADNTPIIFRWIPRASLIRWAFQGLCINEFTGLEFDHQNTFDVQTGEQALERLSFKGSRIRETIAAQMRILMFWYCTTYLLLEKNKPKYQKLELLPDNGDTETPGVQLEPALDEADVVDQKEEPEDELKQPLDDQSSTSSDEFGEIRPFVLEAGSK from the exons ATGGCGCCTTTTGGCGGGAAATCTTTCGCAGACGCTGTTTCCGGCATCGGAGGGAACGGAGTTGGCCGCCTTCTCGCCGCGGTGGCCGCCGCTATGTTGGTCCGCATCTTCTCAGGTCCCGGCATCGCTCTCTTACCGGAAAACGACGCTGAAGACGATTTCTCGGATACCGAAGGAGCGGGAGAGGAAGACGGAGATGATTCGTCGTCGTCTCCGGGGAAAGTTCGTCCGGTGACAATCCGGTGGAGGAACATCACGTGCTCTCTCTCCGATAAGTCCTCCAAATCG GTGCGGTTCTTGTTGAAGAATGTATCCGGAGAAGCGAAGCCTGGGAGGTTGTTAGCGATCATGGGACCTTCTGGATCTGGGAAGACGACGTTGCTGAATGTTCTCGCTGGACAGCTTAGTTCATCGCCGCGTTTGCATTTGTCAGGTCTCTTGGAGGTCAATGGAAGATCGAGCTCAAGCAGAGCCTTTAA GCTTGCGTTTGTGAGACAGGAGGATCTGTTCTTCTCGCAGTTGACTGTGAGGGAAACGCTTTCTTTCGCGGCTGAGCTTCAGCTTCGGGAGATGTCTTCTGATGAGGAGAGGGATGAGTATGTGAACAACCTCTTGTTTAGGCTTGGTCTG GTTAGCTGTGCGGATTCATGTGTTGGCGATGCGAAAGTTCGTGGGATCAGCGGTGGAGAGAAGAAGCGGCTGTCACTTGCTTGTGAATTGATCGCTAGTCCGTCTGTTATATTTGCTGATGAACCCACAACCG GGCTTGACGCATTCCAGGCTGAACAAGTGATGGAGACATTGCGAAAGCTTGCACAGGATGGACACACTGTGATCTGCTCCATTCACCAGCCTCGGGGTTCAGTGTATGCTAAGTTTGACGACGTTGTGTTACTTACAGAAGGAACTTTAGTCTATGCCGGCCCTGCAGGGAATGAACCTCTGACATATTTCGGAaactttgg GTTTCTTTGCCCAGAGCATGTAAACCCTGCTGAGTTTTTAGCAGATCTTATATCAGTTGACTATAGCTCTTCGGATAGTGTCTACTCTTCGCAGAAGAGAGTACATGCTCTTGTTGATGCGTTTTCCCAGCGTTCATCATCGATTCTTTATGCCACTCCCCTCGGCGTGAAACAAGAAACCAAGAACAGCATGAGACCTCGCAGAAACGCCATTGTTGAGAGAAAAGATGGATGGTGGAGGCAGTTCTTTTTGTTGCTTAAGCGTGCTTGGATGCAG GCTTCTAGAGATGGGCCAACTAACAAAGTCCGTGCAAGAATGTCTGTGGCATCTGCTCTGATATTTGGATCCGTTTTCTGGAGAATGGGGAAGTCGCAGACGTCAATTCAGGACAGAATGGGCTTGCTTCAG GTTGCTGCAATAAACACAGCAATGGCAGCTCTCACGAAGACGGTTGGTGTCTTTCCAAAAGAGCGTGCCATTGTGGATAGAGAACGGTCCAAAGGGTCCTACTCTTTGGGACCTTACCTGCTCTCCAAAACAATAGCTGAAATCCCCATTGGAGCTGCATTTCCTTTAATGTTTGGTGCTGTACTATATCCCATGGCACGCCTACATCCCACTTTGTCAAG ATTTGGAAAGTTCTGTGGGATAATGACTGTAGAGTCTTTTGCTGCCTCTGCGATGGGTCTAACTGTTGGGGCTATGGTCCCAAACACAGAAGCTGCAATGGCTGTAGGACCATCTCTCATGACAGTTTTCATCGTATTTGGAGGTTACTATGTCAATGCAGACAACACCCCAATCATCTTTCGTTGGATTCCTCGTGCTTCATTGATCAGATG GGCCTTCCAGGGACTCTGCATAAACGAATTTACCGGCCTCGAGTTTGATCATCAGAACACATTTGACGTCCAAACCGGAGAGCAG GCGCTAGAACGATTATCGTTTAAAGGAAGCAGGATAAGGGAGACGATAGCAGCTCAAATGCGGATTCTGATGTTCTGGTATTGCACTACGTACCTTCTCCTGGAGAAGAACAAGCCAAAGTACCAAAAGCTTGAGCTTCTTCCTGACAACGGAGATACCGAGACTCCAGGAGTGCAGCTGGAGCCAGCTCTGGATGAAGCAGATGTTGTTGATCAAAAGGAGGAGCCTGAAGATGAACTGAAGCAGCCACTTGACGATCAAAGTTCAACATCATCGGATGAGTTTGGCGAAATCCGTCCCTTTGTCCTTGAAG CAGGTAGCAAGTGA
- the BNAA02G27000D gene encoding uncharacterized protein BNAA02G27000D, with product MEATLIFLPASISPLRFHPLVFSPMTFKKKTMSVSAAASSGKDHYYGGGRLVDENMIVLRKRIHEMKMVERNYEPPSHWMDWEKRFYSSYDSVICDSVGLLQSFLMNSRPTVAIVTLLLLLISVPVSSSVLAFRLLDLLHWVLAAATLGHVG from the coding sequence ATGGAAGCTACACTGATTTTTTTGCCGGCTTCAATTTCACCACTCCGGTTCCATCCACTAGTGTTTTCTCCGATGACGTTTAAGAAGAAGACTATGAGCGTTTCTGCTGCTGCGTCTTCCGGGAAGGACCATTACTACGGAGGAGGGAGGTTAGTGGACGAGAACATGATCGTCTTAAGGAAACGCATCCACGAGATGAAGATGGTGGAGCGAAACTACGAGCCTCCTTCTCACTGGATGGATTGGGAGAAGCGTTTCTACAGCAGCTACGACTCTGTAATCTGCGATTCCGTTGGTCTTCTCCAGAGTTTCCTCATGAATTCTCGCCCCACCGTCGCGATTGTGACGCTGCTTCTCCTCCTGATCAGCGTTCCCGTTTCCTCCTCTGTTCTCGCGTTTCGCCTTCTTGACCTTCTTCATTGGGTTCTCGCCGCCGCAACATTGGGCCACGTGGGCTGA